One window from the genome of Cricetulus griseus strain 17A/GY chromosome 2, alternate assembly CriGri-PICRH-1.0, whole genome shotgun sequence encodes:
- the LOC113834419 gene encoding MLV-related proviral Env polyprotein-like has product MDRTPHSKSFKDKTLSYTLLLIGCLFTPHVATNPHRVYNITWKIANLGTGEIANLSTYIGTLHDGFPPLYVDLCDLVGSDWDPSDQEPFPGYGCHHPGGRIGTRSKDFYVCPGHKPTHGCGGPQEGYCARWGCETTGEAYWKPSSSWDFITLKRREIPGYAGKGPWRCGQRACGPCYDSAGGGGFQGATPGGKCNPLILRFTDAGKRTTWDSPKVWGLRLHRAGKDPVTLFSLYRQITPLSQQSVGPNIVIADQRSPTHFQVPKPPTVPKAITPTPGAVTFSPTPDALNIEITRDPPGTRDRLLQLIQGVYQALNFSDPNKTQECWLCLVSRPPYYEGVAILGNYSNQTSAPTSCGAAMQHKLTISEVSGKGLCIGRIPSSHQELCNQVEPLSQDSRYLVAPYGTYWACSTGLTPCVSTTVLNTTIDFCILIELWPKVTYHQPEYVYSVLEKSTRYKREPISFTVALLLGGITVGGIAAGIGTGTVALQGINHFKLLQQAMHTDIQVLEESVSALEKSLTSLSEVVLQNRRGLDLLFLQEGGLCAALKEECCFYADHTGIVRDSMAKLRERLKQRQQLFESQQGWFEGWFAKSPWLTTLISTLMGPLVILFLILIFGPCILNKLTQFIRERLSVVQALVLTQQYHQLKQIDPEYLETSE; this is encoded by the coding sequence ATGGACCGCACACCGCACTCAAAATCCTTTAAAGATAAGACTCTCTCGTACACCCTCCTGTTGATTGGTTGTCTGTTTACCCCCCATGTAGCAACTAACCCCCACAGGGTTTATAATATCACCTGGAAAATAGCCAATCTAGGGACCGGGGAAATAGCCAACCTCAGCACTTATATAGGGACTCTACATGATGGGTTCCCTCCTCTCTATGTCGACCTATGTGACTTAGTAGGGTCTGATTGGGATCCCTCTGACCAGGAACCATTCCCAGGGTACGGATGCCACCACCCTGGGGGAAGGATAGGAACAAGAAGCAAGGATTTTTATGTTTGCCCCGGCCATAAACCAACTCATGGCTGCGGGGGGCCGCAGGAAGGGTACTGTGCAAGATGGGGATGTGAAACCACAGGGGAGGCTTACTGGAAACCCTCTTCCTCTTGGGATTTCATCACTCTCAAACGGAGGGAGATCCCAGGGTACGCAGGGAAAGGACCATGGAGATGTGGGCAAAGAGCCTGCGGACCTTGTTATGATAGTGCCGGAGGGGGAGGTTTTCAAGGCGCCACCCCCGGAGGAAAATGCAACCCTCTCATCCTAAGGTTCACAGATGCTGGAAAAAGAACTACTTGGGATAGTCCTAAGGTCTGGGGACTCAGGCTGCACCGAGCAGGGAAAGATCCGGTGACTTTATTCTCCCTGTACAGACAAATTACTCCCCTAAGCCAACAATCAGTCGGGCCAAACATAGTAATAGCGGACCAGAGATCCCCAACCCATTTTCAAGTCCCTAAACCCCCTACCGTTCCTAAAGCTATCACTCCTACACCAGGTGCTGTcaccttctcccccaccccagatgCCCTAAACATCGAGATAACCAGAGACCCTCCAGGTACCAGAGATAGATTATTACAATTAATCCAAGGAGTTTACCAAGCCTTAAATTTTTCAGACCCCAACAAGACTCAGGAATGCTGGTTATGCCTAGTTTCCCGGCCCCCATATTATGAAGGCGTGGCAATACTGGGCAACTACTCCAACCAGACCTCAGCACCTACCAGTTGCGGAGCTGCTATGCAGCACAAGCTCACAATATCTGAGGTCTCAGGAAAGGGGCTATGCATAGGCAGGATTCCTTCCTCACATCAAGAATTATGTAACCAAGTAGAGCCATTATCTCAGGACAGCCGATACCTTGTTGCCCCTTATGGAACTTATTGGGCTTGCAGTACTGGGTTGACTCCCTGTGTCTCTACCACTGTTCTCAACACCACCattgacttttgtatattgatagaACTTTGGCCCAAAGTCACATACCACCAACCTGAATATGTTTACAGCGTACTAGAGAAATCAACCCGATATAAGAGGGAGCCAATATCCTTTACCGTGGCCCTATTATTAGGAGGAATAACAGTGGGGGGCATAGCAGCCGGCATAGGGACCGGAACCGTTGCCCTACAGGGAATTAATCATTTTAAGCTTCTACAACAAGCCATGCACACGGATATCCAGGTCCTAGAAGAGTCAGTCAGTGCACTCGAGAAATCCTTAACATCACTCTCTGAGGTGGTCCTGCAGAACAGACGAggattagatttattatttttacaggaAGGGGGGCTATGTGCTGCCCTCAAGGAAGAATGCTGCTTTTATGCAGATCATACAGGAATAGTTAGGGATAGCATGGCCAAACTTAGGGAGAGGCTAAAACAGAGGCAACAGCTATTTGAGTCTCAACAAGGATGGTTCGAGGGATGGTTCGCTAAATCCCCCTGGTTGACTACCCTTATATCCACGCTCATGGGACCTCTGGTTATTCTATTTTTGATCCTCATATTTGGTCCCTGCATTCTGAACAAACTGACTCAATTCATCAGAGAACGACTATCTGTTGTACAGGCCTTAGTCTTAACTCAACAATATCATCAGCTAAAGCAAATAGATCCAGAGTATCTAGAGACCTCTGAATGA
- the LOC113834420 gene encoding bromodomain-containing protein 4-like has translation MTGHFPSLFGEGPRLEGFAIFTGDEEGGPPSSTLSQFLLSTLCRNRAAKVCSVLFGLCLVAVICALLSLETMGQTVTTPLSLTLSHWKDVQEYAHNQSVNVRKRKWITLCSSEWPTFDVGWPRDGTFNPQTIFQIKEKIMDPGPHGHPDQVAYIVTWEALVQDPPPWVRPFLHPKGPSLLPPSNRSNRPIPSAPTPPTPLIPPNPPSHSNLYPTVVKDTKAKEKKTPKVLPPGEDQLVDLLTEEPPPYPPLPPPPEAEADSAAALAEAAPDPSPMAYRLRGRREQPVPDSTTLPLRTGLNGQPQYWPFSASDLYNWKNNNPSFSADPVRLTSLIESVLTTHQPTWDDCQQLLQVLLTSEEKQRVLLEARKNVPGVNGQPTQLPNEIDAACPLERPEWDFTTEAGRTHLRLYRQLLVAGLRGAGRRPTNLAQVKQIIQGAEESPAAFLERLKEAYRMYTPYNPEDPGQATNVSMSFIWQSAPDIRNKLQRLENLQGYTLQDLLKEAERIFNKRETQTEREERWRKETQEREERLRQEAEEKEVARDRKRNKEMSRLLATVVTGQRQNRQRDDRRGPHLDRDQCAYCKEKGHWARECPKNPRAKLPPPRVSDLLNLED, from the coding sequence ATGACTGGACATTTTCCCAGTCTCTTTGGAGAAGGCCCTCGGCTTGAGGGATTTGCAATCTTTACTGGGGACGAGGAAGGAGGGCCCCCTTCCTCGACTCTCTCTCAATTCCTTCTGTCGACTCTCTGTCGAAACCGCGCTGCGAAAGTCTGTTCTGTGTTATTCGGTCTTTGTCTTGTAGCTGTCATTTGTGCCCTCCTAAGCCTAGAAACTATGGGGCAAACTGTCACCACTCCTTTGTCCCTAACACTCTCCCACTGGAAAGATGTACAGGAATATGCTCATAACCAATCTGTTAATGTGCGTAAACGCAAATGGATTACTCTTTGTTCTTCAGAATGGCCGACCTTTGACGTAGGCTGGCCGCGAGATGGTACCTTTAACCCCCAGACTATATTCCAGATAAAAGAGAAGATTATGGATCCTGGACCACACGGGCATCCCGATCAAGTGGCTTATATCGTCACTTGGGAGGCTTTGGTTCAGGACCCCCCTCCCTGGGTACGTCCTTTCTTACATCCCAAgggcccctctctccttcccccctctaaCCGCTCCAACCGACCCATTCCTTCGGCCCCTACACCTCCCACTCCTTTGATTCCTCCCAACCCCCCTTCCCATTCCAACCTTTACCCTACCGTGGTGAAAGACACTAAGGCTAAAGAAAAGAAGACACCTAAGGTACTCCCTCCGGGAGAAGACCAGTTGGTTGATCTATTAACGGAGGAGCCCCCGCCATATCCGCCACTGCCGCCCCCACCAGAGGCAGAAGCGGACTCCGCTGCTGCCTTGGCGGAAGCGGCCCCTGACCCTTCACCAATGGCTTATCGACTAAGAGGTCGTAGGGAGCAGCCCGTTCCAGATTCAACCACTCTGCCCCTCCGAACTGGGCTGAACGGCCAACCTCAGTATTGGCCATTCTCAGCATCGGACCTCTATaactggaaaaataataatccttcTTTTTCTGCAGACCCCGTGAGGCTGACATCTCTCATAGAGTCGGTACTCACGACTCACCAACCCACCTGGGATGATTGTCAGCAGCTTTTGCAGGTCCTTTTAACCTCGGAAGAGAAACAGCGCGTGCTACTAGAAGCACGAAAAAATGTCCCAGGAGTAAACGGGCAGCCCACCCAGCTACCCAATGAAATTGATGCGGCTTGCCCTCTTGAAAGACCTGAATGGGATTTTACCACCGAAGCAGGTAGGACCCACCTGCGTCTCTATCGCCAGTTGCTGGTAGCGGGACTCCGGGGGGCAGGACGCAGACCCACTAATTTGGCCCAGGTGAAGCAGATAATACAGGGTGCGGAGGAATCACCTGCCGCTTTTCTAGAGAGATTGAAAGAAGCGTACAGGATGTATACTCCCTATAATCCGGAAGATCCAGGTCAGGCCACCAACGTTTCTATGTCCTTTATTTGGCAATCAGCCCCGGACATAAGAAACAAGCTTCAAAGGCTAGAAAATCTACAGGGATATACACTCCAAGATTTGTTGAAGGAAGCAGAACGTATTTTTAATAAGagggaaacacagacagaaagagaagaacgttggaggaaggaaactcaggagagagaggaaagactaAGACAGGAAGCTGAGGAAAAAGAGGTTGCGAGAGACCGTAAGCGGAATAAAGAAATGAGCAGGTTATTGGCCACAGTAGTGACAGgccagagacagaatagacagagggATGACAGAAGGGGGCCCCACCTGGACAGGGACCAATGTGCTTACTGTAAAGAAAAAGGACATTGGGCAAGAGAATGCCCTAAGAACCCCCGGGCCAAGCTTCCACCGCCAAGGGTTTCTGACCTCCTGAACCTAGAAGATTAG